One window of the Salminus brasiliensis chromosome 1, fSalBra1.hap2, whole genome shotgun sequence genome contains the following:
- the LOC140573001 gene encoding POU class 2 homeobox associating-factor 2 isoform X1: MMETAEYSKRVYQGVRVKHTVKDLLAEKRSRQTSAPRFNAGASSSQPAFVQMPGPHMLPGYYSMRRSFLPDSELCHPMKQYSTDSYSSALGGKAFPYDPSSSYPSFIDSYYQPESFGDYRGATAYTASGGSLFPPSTLSTLLPSLSGETPSHLLLRDPWDQSSEDHVSQPEVLCPEASAPVADSPSLGGQDSGSSSPYRLSTNRSSTSIPSSSQPYTLQTLEDVHYPAASYSSASSYSCPPYMTVPGDLAVVKMPPVSSEEASGNVVSLSDTTGPAWAKDDGSGSWMSYETRRAF, encoded by the exons ATGATGGAGACAG CAGAGTATTCTAAGCGTGTGTACCAAGGCGTCAGAGTCAAGCACACAGTCAAAGACCTGCTAGCAGAGAAACGATCAAGACAAACCAGTGCACCAAGATTTAAT GCAGGGGCCAGCTCCTCCCAGCCAGCTTTTGTACAAATGCCAG GGCCTCACATGCTTCCTGGATACTACAGCATGCGAAGGTCCTTCCTGCCAGATTCCGAGCTTTGCCATCCGATGAAGCAGTACTCTACGGATTCCTACTCATCGGCCTTGGGGGGCAAGGCCTTCCCTTATGACCCCTCTTCCAGCTACCCCTCTTTCATTGACAGCTACTACCAGCCTGAATCATTTGGAGACTACCGAGGCGCAACCGCTTATACAGCTAGCGGAGGGTCTCTGTTTCCGCCTTCCACACTGTCCACACTGCTGCCATCACTGTCTGGCGAGACACCCTCGCATCTGCTTCTG AGAGATCCATGGGACCAGTCTTCAGAAGATCATGTTAGTCAGCCAGAGGTGCTGTGCCCTGAGGCCTCGGCCCCGGTGGCAGATTCCCCATCCCTGGGCGGCCAAGACTCAGGCAGTTCCTCTCCGTATCGCCTGTCCACAAACCGCAGCAGCACATCCATTCCCTCCAGCTCCCAGCCTTACACCCTGCAGACGCTGGAAGATGTTCACTACCCAGCGGCCTCCTACAGCTCTGCCTCCAGCTACTCTTGCCCGCCCTACATGACTGTCCCTGGGGATCTGGCAGTGGTCAAGATGCCACCTGTGTCTTCAGAGGAGGCTAGTGGCAATGTGGTGTCCCTTAGTGACACTACAGGTCCAGCGTGGGCCAAGGATGACGGGTCTGGCTCGTGGATGTCATACGAGACAAGAAGGGCTTTTTAA
- the LOC140573001 gene encoding POU class 2 homeobox associating-factor 2 isoform X2, translating into MMETEYSKRVYQGVRVKHTVKDLLAEKRSRQTSAPRFNAGASSSQPAFVQMPGPHMLPGYYSMRRSFLPDSELCHPMKQYSTDSYSSALGGKAFPYDPSSSYPSFIDSYYQPESFGDYRGATAYTASGGSLFPPSTLSTLLPSLSGETPSHLLLRDPWDQSSEDHVSQPEVLCPEASAPVADSPSLGGQDSGSSSPYRLSTNRSSTSIPSSSQPYTLQTLEDVHYPAASYSSASSYSCPPYMTVPGDLAVVKMPPVSSEEASGNVVSLSDTTGPAWAKDDGSGSWMSYETRRAF; encoded by the exons ATGATGGAGACAG AGTATTCTAAGCGTGTGTACCAAGGCGTCAGAGTCAAGCACACAGTCAAAGACCTGCTAGCAGAGAAACGATCAAGACAAACCAGTGCACCAAGATTTAAT GCAGGGGCCAGCTCCTCCCAGCCAGCTTTTGTACAAATGCCAG GGCCTCACATGCTTCCTGGATACTACAGCATGCGAAGGTCCTTCCTGCCAGATTCCGAGCTTTGCCATCCGATGAAGCAGTACTCTACGGATTCCTACTCATCGGCCTTGGGGGGCAAGGCCTTCCCTTATGACCCCTCTTCCAGCTACCCCTCTTTCATTGACAGCTACTACCAGCCTGAATCATTTGGAGACTACCGAGGCGCAACCGCTTATACAGCTAGCGGAGGGTCTCTGTTTCCGCCTTCCACACTGTCCACACTGCTGCCATCACTGTCTGGCGAGACACCCTCGCATCTGCTTCTG AGAGATCCATGGGACCAGTCTTCAGAAGATCATGTTAGTCAGCCAGAGGTGCTGTGCCCTGAGGCCTCGGCCCCGGTGGCAGATTCCCCATCCCTGGGCGGCCAAGACTCAGGCAGTTCCTCTCCGTATCGCCTGTCCACAAACCGCAGCAGCACATCCATTCCCTCCAGCTCCCAGCCTTACACCCTGCAGACGCTGGAAGATGTTCACTACCCAGCGGCCTCCTACAGCTCTGCCTCCAGCTACTCTTGCCCGCCCTACATGACTGTCCCTGGGGATCTGGCAGTGGTCAAGATGCCACCTGTGTCTTCAGAGGAGGCTAGTGGCAATGTGGTGTCCCTTAGTGACACTACAGGTCCAGCGTGGGCCAAGGATGACGGGTCTGGCTCGTGGATGTCATACGAGACAAGAAGGGCTTTTTAA
- the stk36 gene encoding serine/threonine-protein kinase 36: MEQYHVLEMIGEGSFGRVYKGRRKFSGQVVALKFIPKVGRSEKELRSLKREIEIMRGLKHPHIVLLLDSFETEREVVVVTEYAEGELFQILEDDGCLPESQVRKIACQLVSALYYLHSNRILHRDMKPQNILLGKGGVVKLCDFGFARAMSVSTLVLTSIKGTPLYMSPELVEEKPYDHTSDLWSLGCILYELHTGAPPFYTNSIFHLVQLIVKDPVKWPENMSEGCMSFLKGLLTKDPQKRLAWPDLLKHPYVEDGVVVLSDESSSSPLTVMPSPDVQALKQQQAAKKAVPRSGEGKLLRRAKEQRDKERRSRQVLQDSTENGKAVCSSQPRSKTAPAGEAPTSGHSLGSTFTVCRNSAHPAANQHQANGIGVARVHSASCKGPISRDYEREFPSVEVGPRQVLKRSGPGHTALASVRMDSDERDADSDEEWQGLAEVTDWANHMCVPVDPPIHQKLKGKLLQSKDQILAETLEEPSSIVNVFKLLKNIVLTSKPADARRICEELDLSQFLFSLIEEMLSSPEVMKKPWSQRIVGELMAVLLASWEKNPEWEIKEKRAEDLCQLFMSVLLPPDPNRLAPLAAAVLSLFAHHGVCVKVQLDRLTALLESLLSGPIESYHPLPAGWGMCDSVLALTHQFLSESESSVLCDFLNSECWSYLWTKVCTMLQNTAPRAEILSDYGLYVFLSLALFTFSSEPYDCVALFFDDDKKLTRTLSLLLTADSSSTELKRGLLWGSSDMSSLPMMSCHLLCFPFSLELPQEKMKEILHSYQSLNVVTGLVQVLQTQSPALLELPLSLLCRLCLSSPQCVVPSFTKAAQASGFLPQSAETGQTQNHLKQSGSAEERPRHNGFQRMSDQSRSNGNRHPKGGVDMVRGSRDNCRGTRDPPNAQSQLSKSKPAFGKLRERRDQPRIKQDHKVLTAEHLQGSVERHGGSVEELLDSLELHDCFSHLKHLPSQHKRSMSWLIDSLEQPLNNVAHSQGDRRCPVISEIKGQSLEPVVRTASSLLSELLLNESFCGCAMQLLTLLSQTANCPAASVLPVDPSLLRSALGHSDDGVRAAACGLLSQLEPDWVHCATGTEASPLEAGWTIEPSLFQDLLSHLADPAPDVRRIACKAVVKWLNLMGRTEFRGLRNRDQHLQDGPGTRKRTVSGPDVKGRGNRGVEAEGIRPRGKGDAGSPSSSVGAYVEGEEWVRVAIGAACPAVSLLSDSDAVIRRRACVILGNMAVVGGGDRALISADAPRQLLRVARGDSHHAVRRQALATLCAIGQLDELQQALKSIDAGLTLHHASQGSSLPSNYRWPVSQLNGPNTGKT; this comes from the exons ATGGAGCAGTATCATGTATTGGAGATGATCGGGGAAGGGTCGTTTGGACGAGTGTATAAGGGTCGTAGAAAGTTTAGTGGACAG GTCGTAGCTCTCAAGTTCATCCCCAAAGTCGGGCGTTCAGAGAAGGAGTTGCGGAGTTTGAAGAGGGAGATTGAGATCATGCGAGGGCTCAAACACCCCCATATAGTTCTGCTGCTGGACAGCTTTGAGACGGAGAGGGAG GTGGTGGTTGTGACCGAGTACGCAGAGGGTGAGCTGTTTCAGATCTTGGAGGATGATGGCTGCTTACCTGAGAGCCAG GTGCGCAAGATAGCCTGCCAGCTGGTGTCGGCCCTGTATTACCTGCACTCTAATCGTATATTACACCGTGACATGAAACCACAGAATATCCTACTGGGAAAGGGAGGAGTGGTGAAGCTCTGCGACTTTGG ATTTGCTCGCGCCATGAGTGTTTCTACCCTGGTGCTGACCTCCATTAAGGGCACCCCTCTGTACATGTCTCCGGAGCTGGTGGAGGAGAAGCCATACGACCACACATCAGACCTGTGGTCTCTGGGCTGCATCCTCTATGAGCTCCACACGGGGGCGCCTCCGTTCTACACTAACTCCATCTTCCACCTCGTGCAGCTTATTGTCAAGGACCCTGTCAAATGGCCAGAGAACATGAGCGAGGGCTGCATG AGTTTCCTGAAAGGTCTGTTAACTAAAGACCCCCAAAAGAGGCTAGCCTGGCCTGACCTGCTTAAGCACCCTTATGTTGAAGATGGAGTCGTAG TGTTGTCTGATGAGAGCTCCAGCAGTCCCCTGACCGTAATGCCCAGTCCAGATGTCCAGGCTCTAAAGCAACAGCAGGCCGCCAAAAAAGCAGTACCCCGAAGTGGAGAGGGCAAGCTACTGCGCAGAGCCAAGGAACAGCGAGATAAGGAGCGCAGGAGCAGACAG GTTCTCCAGGACTCCACAGAGAACGGGAAGGCAGTTTGTAGCAGCCAGCCTCGCTCCAAAACTGCCCCGGCTGGAGAGGCCCCCACCAGCGGCCATTCATTGGGCAGCACCTTTACAGTGTGTCGAAATTCAGCTCATccagcagccaatcagcatcAAGCAAATGGCATTGGTGTTGCCAG GGTGCACTCTGCTTCATGTAAAGGCCCTATCAGCAGGGACTATGAGAGAGAGTTCCCTTCAGTGGAGGTGGGACCCAGACAGGTGCTGAAACGTTCTGGACCCGGACACACCGCTCTGGCCTCTGTTAGGATGGACAGTGAC GAGCGAGATGCTGACAGTGATGAAGAATGGCAAGGATTGGCGGAAGTGACAGATTGGGCCAATCATATGTGTGTCCCTGTGGATCCTCCCATCCATCAGAAGCTGAAGGGCAAGCTCCTCCAATCCAAAGACCAG ATTCTGGCCGAGACATTGGAGGAGCCGTCCTCCATTGTTAACGTTTTTAAGCTTCTCAAAAACATCGTCCTGACGTCTAAACCTGCTGATGCCAGGAGAATTTGTGAAGAGCTGGACCTGTCGCaatttttatttagtttgatTGAGGAGATGCTTAGCAGTCCTGAAGTAATGAAG AAGCCGTGGAGTCAGAGGATTGTGGGAGAGCTGATGGCTGTTCTTTTGGCAAGCTGGGAGAAGAACCCTGAGTGGGAAATAAAGGAGAAGAG AGCTGAGGATCTGTGCCAGCTGTTTATGTCAGTGCTTCTCCCTCCTGACCCAAACCGTTTGGCA CCATTAGCAGCTGCTGTCCTGAGTCTATTCGCTCAccatggagtgtgtgtgaaagtccAGCTGGACAGACTGACAGCTCTTCTAGAGTCTTTACTGTCCGGCCCAATTGAg TCTTATCACCCCTTACCTGCTGGCTGGGGCATGTGCGACAGTGTGTTAGCATTAACCCACCAATTTCTCTCTGAG AGTGAAAGCAGTGTCCTCTGTGATTTTCTGAACTCAGAGTGTTGGTCTTACCTGTGGACTAAAGTTTGCACCATGCTGCAAAACACCGCACCCAGAGCTGAAATACTCTCTGATTATG GTCTCTACGTCTTCCTTTCCCTTGCTCTGTTCACTTTCTCCAGTGAGCCTTATGACTGTGTAGCACTTTTCTTTGACGACGACAAGAAACTTACTCGCACTCTGAGTCTTCTGCTGACAGCCGATAG CAGCTCAACAGAGCTTAAAAGGGGTCTCTTGTGGGGCAGCTCTGATATGAGCAGCCTACCCATGATGAGCTGCCACCTACTCTGCTTTCCCTTTTCTTTGGAGCTGCCTCAGGAGAAAATGAAGGAAATTCTCCACTCATATCAAAGCCTGAATGTAGTGACAGGTTTAGTACAG GTGCTTCAGACCCAGTCTCCGGCTCTTTTAgagcttcctctttctctcttatgtCGTCTTTGCCTCTCCTCCCCTCAGTGCGTTGTTCCTAGCTTCACCAAAGCTGCCCAGGCCTCAGGTTTTCTCCCGCAGAGTGCAGAGACAGGGCAAACTCAGAATcatctcaaacagtctggaagtgcAGAAGAGCGACCAAGACACAACGGTTTCCAACGCATGTCCGACCAGAGCCGAAGCAATGGGAATCGCCATCCTAAGGGAGGTGTGGACATGGTCAGAGGGAGCAGGGATAACTGTAGAGGTACGAGGGACCCTCCTAACGCACAGTCTCAGCTGTCCAAAAGCAAACCTGCTTTTGGAAAGTTGAGGGAAAGAAGAGACCAGCCAAGGATCAAGCAAGATCACAAAGTTCTCACAGCAGAACATCTTCAAGGTAGTGTAGAGCGACATGGAGGTAGTGTGGAGGAGCTTCTAGACAGCTTGGAGCTTCATGACTGCTTTTCACATCTCAAACATCTTCCAAGCCAGCACAAGAGAAGCATGAGCTGGCTTATAGACAGCCTAGAGCAGCCTTTGAACAATGTAGCCCACAGTCAAGGAGATCGGAGGTGTCCTGTGATCTCAGAGATCAAAGGTCAGTCTCTCGAGCCTGTAGTTAGGACAGCAAGTTCTCTCCTgtctgagctgctgctgaatgAATCCTTTTGTGGATGTGCCATGCAACTTCTCACCCTGCTCTCTCAGACGGCTAATTGCCCAGCTGCCTCCGTCCTGCCTGTGGACCCATCCCTGCTGAGATCAGCTTTGGGTCACTCTGACGATGGAGTCCGAGCTGCGGCCTGTGGTCTCTTGTCTCAGTTAGAGCCAGACTGGGTTCATTGTGCCACTGGGACAGAGGCAAGCCCACTGGAGGCAGGGTGGACCATAGAACCATCTCTGTTCCAGGACCTTCTAAGCCACCTGGCTGACCCAGCCCCAGATGTACGCAGAATTGCTTGCAAGGCTGTTGTAAAATGGCTAAACCTGATGGGACGGACAGAATTTAGGGGTCTTCGCAACAGAGACCAGCACTTGCAGGACGGTCCCGGGACCAGAAAGAGGACTGTTAGCGGCCCAGACGTAAAAGGCAGAGGTAATAGGGGTGTAGAGGCAGAAGGGATCAGACCAAGGGGAAAGGGAGATGCCGGCTCTCCTTCAAGTTCTGTGGGCGCTTATGTGGAGGGGGAGGAATGGGTCAGGGTTGCCATAGGAGCGGCCTGTCCCGCGGTGTCTCTCCTTTCGGACTCCGATGCTGTCATCCGGCGCCGCGCCTGTGTCATCCTGGGCAACATGGCTGTCGTGGGAGGAGGCGACAGGGCGCTGATTAGTGCGGACGCTCCCCGTCAGCTCCTGCGCGTCGCCCGCGGCGACTCCCATCATGCAGTGCGGCGGCAGGCCTTGGCCACCCTGTGCGCAATTGGTCAACTGGATGAGCTGCAGCAG GCTCTGAAGTCCATTGATGCTGGACTTACACTCCACCACGCATCCCAGGGTTCTTCACTTCCGAGCAATTACAGATGGCCTGTCAGCCAGCTGAATGGGCCGAACACAGGAAAAACATAG